In Brachybacterium saurashtrense, the genomic stretch GGATTCCGATTTCACCACCACGGTGCAGCAGCGGGTGGGTGCCGGCGATGCCCCGGACATCGCCCTGTTCCCGCAGCCCGGCGGCCTGTTCAACCTCGCGGATCACATCGTCCCCATCGACGTGTACCTCGACTACGACGCCCTCGCCGGCACCCTGATCCCGGGCTTCCTGGACTCGGCGCGCCTGGGCGGGCGGGTCTACGGCGCCCCCATGCGCATGGCCTGCAAGTCGCTGATCTGGTACCCGAGAAAGGCGTACGAGGAGGGCGGATACTCAGCGGAGCCCGCCACCATGCAGGAGCTCTACGGGATCGCCGACGAGATCGCGGGCGACGGCATCACCCCGTGGTCCGACGCCTGGGGCGCGGAGCAGGCCACCGGCTGGGTGGGCACCGACTGGATCGAGGAGTTCATGCTCCGGGTCCACGGCCCCGAGATCTACGACGACTGGATCTACCACCGCATCCCGTTCAACTCCCCCGAGGTGGTCGAGGTGTTCGACATCGTGGGGGATCTGCTCAAGAGCGATGACGTGCTGGGCGGGGTGGACACCATCCTCTCTACCCCGTTCTCCGAGGCGCCGCTGCCGCTGTTCGAGGACCCGGCGCGTGCGATGTTCGTGCGCCAGGGGAACTTCGTCACCGGCTTCTTCCCCGAGGACGTGCAGGAGAACCTCGACGAGGAGGTGGGAGTGTTCGCCATGCCCACCTGGGAGGGCGGCTTCGACGGCCAGCCGATCCTGGGCGGCGGAGACCTCGCGGCCCTGTTCACGCTGAACGACGACACCGTGAAGCTGATGCAGTTCCTCTCCTCCCCCGAGTTCGGCGGCCCCTGGGCGGGGGCCGGCGGCTGGCTGAGCCCGCACAAGACCTTCGACGACTCCCAGTACGCGGACGAGACCACCCGCACGATCGCCCGGATCGCCGCCGAGGCACAGGTGTTCCGCTACGACGGCTCCGACGTCATGCCCGCCGCCGTGGGCGGCGGCTCCTTCTGGAGCGGCATGGTGCAGTGGCTGCGCGGCGACAAGGACTCGCAGACGGTGTGCGACGAGATCGAGGCCGGGTGGCCGGCGTGACCAGCACAGCAGCTCCCTCCTCGGGCACCGCTGCGGGGACCGTCGCGCCGCGGCAGCGGGCCGGGTCCCCGGCCCGCCCGGTGCGGCTGCTGAGCGGGGCCGTGGGGATGGTGGTGACGGCCTGGCTCACCGGCAATGCGTTCCTGGCCTTCGCCTACTTCCCCCACTGGTTCCTGAACTCGGCGATCCTCATCGGCCTCCTGGGTCTGGTGGTCGGCATCGGCGGCTCGATCCTGTTCTTCTACTTCCTGAACCTGTGCATCGAGGGCCTGCCCTCCCGCTTCTCCGAGGGCGTGATCCCCTACGCCTTCCTGCTGCCGGGCTTCGCGCTCATCGCGCTG encodes the following:
- a CDS encoding ABC transporter substrate-binding protein; translated protein: MNRPLRRRTVLSGAAATAALGMTGCLQNPDPGGSGGTTVERYSEGDTPGTGTVTVLGAFGGQEQEAFLASLEDFQSETGISVQYTPDSDFTTTVQQRVGAGDAPDIALFPQPGGLFNLADHIVPIDVYLDYDALAGTLIPGFLDSARLGGRVYGAPMRMACKSLIWYPRKAYEEGGYSAEPATMQELYGIADEIAGDGITPWSDAWGAEQATGWVGTDWIEEFMLRVHGPEIYDDWIYHRIPFNSPEVVEVFDIVGDLLKSDDVLGGVDTILSTPFSEAPLPLFEDPARAMFVRQGNFVTGFFPEDVQENLDEEVGVFAMPTWEGGFDGQPILGGGDLAALFTLNDDTVKLMQFLSSPEFGGPWAGAGGWLSPHKTFDDSQYADETTRTIARIAAEAQVFRYDGSDVMPAAVGGGSFWSGMVQWLRGDKDSQTVCDEIEAGWPA